tctctaaaataagtttgaaagaatgtttcaaaggccaggcccagtgacacacacctgtaatcccgtaCTTTctggggagaatcacttgacaccaggagttcaagaccagcctgggcaacatggcaagacctcttctccaccaaaaaaaaaaattaagaagacatTAGTTAGGCAttgtgacatgtgcctgtaattccagcttcccaggaagctgagacaggaggatggcttgagcccagttcGAGGCTAAAGTGAGCCAtagttatgccactgcactccagcctgggtaacagaatgagaccttatctcttaaaaaaagtatatctttcctttttatggctgaatgttattccattgtgtataaatgccacattttgcttatccgtTCATCTGTCAGtggcacttgggttgcttccgcACCTCAGCTGTTGTGAATAGTCCTGCTGTGTACATGGCCACATATAAAAGGTCTTTTAACTTTGTTAagctttgttttctcatctgtaaaatggaaaaggGCCTGCTCCGCATCGTTGCAGAGATACGTGTTAGTGTGCTTGACACTCTTCCTCTGAGGAAATAGCACCCATGGTTGCCAGTTTGTGGCTACTGGAGCCTCACATGGCATTTGGAGGTGTGGCTCACTATCCCACCCCCACCTGGGGCTCCAGGTAAAACTGTAGGTgctctctgaccctcagtttgcTCCTTCTCGGCCCACAGCCCCCGGTCCCTGAGAAGCGGCCCCCTGAAGTACAGCATTTCCGCATGAGTGACGATGTCCACTCACTGGGAAAGGTCACCTCAGGTCAGTCCCATCCCACACCCCCAGTGGCTTGATGTGGCCTGTTCTGAAGGTTTCAGTGATAGGCCCCACaccattctctctcttcttccagaTGTGGCCAAAAGGAGGAagctgaactcaggaggtggccTGGTAAGCAGCAGAGGTGGAGCCTCTACCGCTGGGGGGCTGCTCTGAGGGAGGCTCAGAGGTGGGGCTGCATCCCATCCTCAATAGAAATGAGCAGGGTGTCAGTGGCCTCAATTTTTCTGATCTTTTTCTAGTCGGAGGAGTTAGGTTCTGCCCGGCGTTCAGGAGAAGTGACCCTGGCGAAAGGGGACCCCGGGTCCCTGGAGGAGTGGGAGACGGTCGTGGGTGATGACTTCAGTCTCTACTATGATTCCTACTCTGTGGATGAGCGAGTGGACTCCGACAGCAAGGTGAGGCAGAGCTGGTCCGCCCTCCCCGCCGGTGCTCCGCCAGGGCCGGGGCTCACTGTCCAGTCCTCCTTGTtccctgtttttctcctttctgtccTTTTTGTCTTCTGAATATCCACTAAGTCGTTGCCCCGTGCTGTctgtaactccttttttttttggggggagacagaatcttgctctgtctcccaggctgaagtgcaatatcacaatctgggctcactgcaacttctgtctccagggttaaagcggttctcctgcctcagccaccagagtagctgggattacaggcgcccgccaccacgcccggctaatttttgtatttttagtagagacggggtttccccatgttggccaggctggtctctaactcctgaccttagttgatccacccacctcggcctcccaaagtgctgggattataggcgtgagccccctCGCCCAGCTGTAACTCATTTTCAATGTATATTCTGCCCATTTCATCCACAAAGGTCGCCACCACCTTGCACATTGGatttagtattctttttttttaatcagctaaTGAAATGACCATTTAACAGACATGTActgtttaaaataagaaaacaaaaaaagaaatgaccagaaagcacttttttaaaacatacattatgctgtttatataaaattcaaaagcattccattgtcatttatttgcttattccaTTGCTCTTTGTCTGGTTTTATCTTATATGTTTGCCTACATAGTAGAATGTTTAGTCTCTCTGGTTTTgccttttatttaatgttttatcatGAAAACTTGCAAGCATAATCAAAAGAGTAGAATAGGGAACCCCCATGTACCCATCACACAGCTCCAGCCATTATCAGTACACAGCCCATCTTGACCCATCTTGTACATCTCCCAGCACACACACCTACTaggttattttaaagcaaatcccacACCTCATCATTTTACCTAAACATATTTCCATATAGATCTGTAAATATAAGGCCTCTTTTTGTCGTTCAGCATCACTATACTACTGTTTTCACACCTAAAAAAACTTACCGATTTCTTAATACCATCAAATATCCTGTCGGTCTTCACATTTCCTCAGCTCTCATAAATGGTTTTTGTCAAGATCTAAATGAGGCCCACACTTTGATTTGATTAACATTTGTCTTaagtcagccgggcgcggtggctcgcgcctgtaatcccagcactttgggaggccaaggcgggcagatcacgtgaggtggggagttcgagaccagcctgatcaacgtggagaaaccccatctctactgaaaaaaatacaaaattagctgggcgtggttgtgcatgcgtgtaatcccagccacttgggaggctgaggcagaagaatcgcttgaacctgggaggcggaggttgcagtgagccgagatcatgccattgcactccagcctgggcaagaagagcgaaactccgtctcaaaaaaaaaaaaaaaaaaaaagtttgtcttaGGTCTGTCTTGGTATTTTAGGTTTCTccatcttctttttgtttgtttgtttttgttttttgagatggagtctcacactgtcgcccaggctggagtgcaatggcatgatctcggctcactgcaagctccacctcctgagttcaagcaattctcctgcctcagtctcccaagtagctgggattacaggcacccaccaccaagcccagctaattttttgtatttttagtagagatggggtttccccatgttggccaggctggtctcaaactcctgatcttgtgatctgcccacctcggcctcccaaagcgctaggattacaggcgtgagccaccacacctggcctgatttccccatcttctaaaaaaatttttttggcccgggcgtggtgactcacacctgtaatcccagcactttgggagacaggtgtatcacctgaggtcaggagtttgagaccagcctggccaacatggtgaaaacccatctctaataaaaatacaaaaattagctgggtgtggtggcgggcacctgtaatcccagctactcaggaggctgaggcaagagaattgcttgaacccaggaggtggaggttgcagtgagctgagatcacaccatttaactgcagcctgggcaacgagagcaaaactcaataaataaataaataaataaataaataaataaataagaaagattttttttcttgccatttatttGTCAAAGAAACCAGGTCAGTTGTCCTACAGAATGTTTCCCATTTAGGAGTTGGCTGATTGGGTGGAGATTGACGTATCCTCTCTGCCCATATTTCTTGTAAACTGATAGATCTAGAGGCGGAATCAGCTTCAGGTGCCAAGAAGACTTGACAGTGGGTGCAAGTGCTTCTGGCCACATCACATCAGGATGCATGGAACATCTAATCTGGTCATTTTTCTTGTTAGTGATAAGATTGACCAGTGGGTTCAGGTGATGTCAGCCTGAACCTTTCATATAAAGTTTCTCATGAGCTTTGTGTCTAGTGTTTTTAGCAACCATTGGTGGTCTTGCCTGTTTATGAACATCATGAAAGGGGTATCAAACTATGTTTATCTTCTGgtacttgctttttgttttttaacttaataTCACATTACCAAGATCTGTGCACATTGCTGTCTGTAACTTTTTCACTGCTGTGTAATACTCCATGCACCCTCTCTTTATGTGGCCCTTTGTCTCCTATCCTACCCACACTTATCCCCAGCAGCCATCCATGGGTAGTGGCGGGGggcaatggtggtgatggttttcTTTATCCACCTCATTGTCTGAGTCCTGGGGGTTGGATATGTCCtgttctgcctctcccagtctgaAGTTGAAGCTCTAACTGAACAACTaagtgaagaggaggaggaagaagaggaggaagaagaggaggaggaagaagaggaggaagaggaagaagaagaggaagatgaggagTCAGGGAATCAGTCAGATAGAGTAAGAGACGGAGGCTGATATCTCCAGAGGAGTGGGAGACTGTGGGGCTGGAGGTCTGGTCCTGAAGGTGTTGGGGGCGCCTCTGGGGGTGAGGGTTCCTAACTCCTCCTGCTCCCGCTTCCCAGAGTGGTTCCAGTGGCCGGCGCAAGGCCAAGAAGAAATGGCGAAAAGACAGCCCGTGGGTGAAGCCATCTCGGAAACGGCGCAAGCGGGAGCCTCCGCGGGCCAAGGAGCCACGAGGTGAGGATGCTCTGCTGCTTTTGAGTGccctcctccagcccccaccCGGCCCCCCAgagtgtgtgcacgcacacacacgctcTCGCATGTCCACCTGCATGTACCCACGCGTCCAGGCACCTGTGAGCTCGcactctcactctctctgtctctgtgtcaggAGTGAATGGTGTGGGCTCCTCAGGCCCCAGTGAGTACATGGAGGTCCCTCTGGGGTCCCTGGAGCTGCCCAGCGAGGGGACCCTCTCCCCCAACCACGCTGGTAATTGCCAATTGCCGGGACAGGGAGCCACTAGGGGGCGACCTCAGGGCAGgcgggaaagggaaggaggggaacCACGCCAGAGCCGGGGTGTCCATGGCCAGGCTTTAGAGGTTCTGGGGcatgggagggtgaggtagggAGGAAGTGAGAGGACCCACCGGGGTCCCAGTGGGTGAGGTGCAGGGCCTCCCTCAGCTCCTCTTTTCCTCCATCCAAGGGGTGTCCAATGACACATCTTCGCTGGAGACAGAGCGAGGGTTTGAGGAGTTGCCCCTGTGCAGCTGCCGCATGGAGGCACCCAAGATCGACCGCATCAGCGAGAGGGCGGGGCACAAGTGCATGGCCACCGAGAGTGTGGACGGAGAGGTGGGGCCGTGGGCTGGGGGGAGAGGTGCCAGGGCGTCCAGTCCCAGGCCCCAGCCTCACCCTCTCTTCTCACCCATCCTCACTGCGCACAGCTGTCAGGCTGCAATGCCGCCATCCTCAAGCGGGAGACCATGAGGCCATCCAGCCGCGTGGCCCTGATGGTGCTCTGTGAGACCCACCGCGCCCGCATGGTCAAACACCACTGCTGCCCGGGCTGCGGCTACTTCTGCACAGCGGTGAGTGACCAGTGGGGCAGACAGCATGCCCCGTGGCAGAGGGGGCCCCAGTAACCTGACCATGTCGTTTCCCTGCTCCCAGGGCACCTTCCTGGAGTGCCACCCTGACTTCCGTGTGGCCCACCGCTTCCACAAGGCCTGTGTGTCTCAGCTGAATGGGATGGTCTTCTGTCCCCACTGTGGGGAGGATGCTTCTGAAGCTCAAGAGGTGACCATCCCTCGGGGTGACGGGGTGACCCCGCCGGCCGGCACTGCAGCTCCTGCACCCCCACCCCTGTCCCAGGATGCCCCCGGGAGAGCAGACACTTCTCAGCCCAGGTACTGGCCTCCCGCTTCTGTACTGTGTGTTCCCTACCCCACCCCTGTTGCTCCTGGACATGAGCTCCTTCTTCCACAGTGCCCGGATGCGAGGGCATGGGGAGCCCCGGCGCCCGCCCTGCGATCCCCTGGCTGACACCATCGACAGCTCAGGGCCCTCCCTGACCCTGCCCAATGGGGGCTGCCTTTCAGCCGTGGGGCTGCCACTGGGGCCAGGCCGGGAGGCCCTGGAAAAGGCCCTGGTCATCCAGGAGTCAGAGAGGTGAGTGGGGAATTGCTCAGGCACAGCAACtggggctgaggccagaggagtgGTGTCGAAGCTGATGCTGGAATCTGAGGCGCTCCCCTTCTCTCCTCACTCCCGTGCTCCCTTGGCAGGCGGAAGAAGCTCCGTTTCCACCCTCGGCAGTTGTACCTGTCCGTGAAGCAGGGCGAGCTGCAGAAGGTGATCCTGATGCTGTGTGAGTGCCACCCATTCCTTCAGCAGACCTTGACCAGGCTCCATGTATATACCAGGCACTGGGCACAGGGCCAGGAGTACAGTCGTGAAGGATACAGTCCTTGCCCTGAAGGACTTAGTGTAGTGGGGAAAAGACATATGTAACCCGTGATGATGCGGATGGTGGTGACTCATAGGTGCTGGGTCCTATTCTGAGTGCTTATACGTGTTAGCCTCGGCTTGCACAGAGAGGTTAGGGACCTCGCACAGTGCACAGTGGTACTGAGAAGCAAGGCAGGGTTTGAATTCAGGCAGAGCTGATGCCTTTGACTCCTTATTCTGATAAATGCTGTGGTGGAGGCAAGCTCAGAGAATGCCAGGAGGGGCCCTGACCCAGCTTGGGGCCCTGAGAAGCCTCCCTGAAAGAAGTGCCACCTGCCCCCTAGCTTGCTTACCACTTGTCCCTCCCTCTCCCGGTGTGGCGGGCTCTCCCCGCAGTGGACAACCTGGACCCCAACTTCCAGAGCGACCAGCAGAGCAAGCGCACACCCCTGCATGCAGCCGCCCAGAAGGGCTCCGTGGAGATCTGCCATGTGCTGCTGCAGGTCAGCACGGGCCCGGCCCCATGCCTCATTCACCAGGCCCTTaggcccctcccctgccccatgcCTCCCTGGTGCCAGCCCTCCTGCCCCCTCACAGGCTGGAGCCAACATAAATGCAGTGGACAAACAGCAGCGGACGCCACTGATGGAGGCCGTGGTGAACAACCACCTGGAGGTGGCCCGTTACATGGTGCAGCGTGGTGGCTGTGTCTATAGCAAGGTGTGCGCGCAGGCAGCAGGGCGTGGCCCCCGGAGTCAGGGACCAGGTTTGGGGTGCCAGCCGGAGGCTCATTTGCCCATGTCTCCCTCAGGAGGAGGACggctccacctgcctccaccacGCAGCCAAAATCGGGAACTTGGAGATGGTCAGCCTGCTGCTGAGCACAGGACAGGTGGACGTCAACGCCCAGGTCAGCGGcccacccagcccagcccctccaGGTCCCTGGTGCCTGGGTTCCTTGGCTCAGCCTCAGGCTTTGGGCCCCGTTTCCTACATCTGACCTCACACTGCTCGTGTCTGCCCCCAttgctttcttcttcctcatttgtatttctcttcattcttttctttctcctgtttcttTATCAAGTTTGAGAATAATCAGTTCCTGTCTTAATCTCTGAAAGTGTCCAGTGAGGCTTTTTATTGACTCTTGGGTTGTCATACATTGGATGTGTTTTAGTCATTTATTGGTATTCTTCTCAGTCTTTGAATTATTCCATCATTGTCCAGGAGAAGCCCCTTCAGGAGGCCCCTGTGGCTGTGACATGACCCAGTGGCCCAGTGGCCTTTGAGAGCCTCCTGACCTTTCAGCACATTTCCTGCCCCCGACTCAGAATCCACCATTTCTCTAAGAAACTCTGCTTCCTTtatgggaaactttttttttttttttttttgagatagagtctcgctctgtcgcccaggctggagtgcagtggcgtgatcgtggcttactgcaagctccacctcccaggttcacgccattctcctgcctcagcctcccgagtagctgggattacaggtgcccaccaccacgcccggctaatttttgtatttttagtagagacggggtttcaccatattggccaggctgatcttgaactcctgacctcgtgagctaccgtgcccggccagaagcaTTTTTTTAGAGAATACAATCTATGTTCCTAGGAGTGTTTATTGTTACTGGGTTGTCGCTGCTTCTAGGACTTTTGAGTGGGCAGACTTaggaaatttttgtttgtttgttttttcttttaagagagggtcttgctatgtcacccaggctgaagtacagtagcAGTTCACAGATagtcatagctcaccgcagcctcaaaatcctgggcttaagcgaccctcccatctcagtcacatgagtagctgggactgcaggcacgtgcctcCATGACCAGCTCCTGGCTGTATTTTTCGGAAAGAGAACAGTTACTCACTTTATTTTCTCTCTGGCATCAGGCAGTAGACACTACTAGTCCCATTTTTTAGATGAAGGAACTGTGACTCAGAGACGTTAAGTGACTTACCCAGGGTCCCACAGCTTGTgaatggtggagctgggattcacaCACACAGCCAGTCTTGACCATTTGCTGCTTTGGTGAGCAGGGCCAGCTGCCCCCaccctcactcccttcccacccACAGGACAGTGGGGGGTGGACGCCCATCATCTGGGCTGCAGAGCACAAGCACATCGAGGTGATCCGAATGCTACTGACGCGGGGCGCCGACGTCACCCTCACTGACAACGTGAGTGAGAGTTTGGTTGAGGTAGGGCAGCCCCAGGCCCCTGAGCAAGGTGGAGGCTGGATTCAGGGGCCCAGCTGCCTGCACCTCATCTGTTCCCCTCCTACCTCCACAGGAGGAAAACATCTGCCTGCACTGGGCCTCCTTCACAGGCAGCGCCGCCATCGCCGAAGTCCTTCTGAATGCACGCTGCGACCTCCATGCTGTCAACTACCACGGGGACACCCCCCTGCACATCGCAGCTCGGGAGAGCTACCATGACTGCGTGCTGTGAGCCCCTGCCCCGCCCTTGATGCCCCTGCCCCCACTTCTTGCAGCCTCAGACCCCACATTGGGCATCCTGTCCCCTCTTCAGGTTATTCCTGTCACGTGGGGCCAATCCTGAGCTGCGTAACAAGGAGGGGGACACAGCATGGGACCTGACTCCCGAGCGCTCCGACGTGTGGTTTGCGCTTCAACTCAACCGCAAGCTCCGACTTGGGGTGGGAAATCGGGCCATCCGCACAGAGAAGATCATCTGCCGGTGAGCCCTGGGCCCCTCTCTGCACCCAAGACCACCTTCTTCCCAACCCATACCCTCCCCAGGCTCCGTTGCATCCTCACAACATTCCCCAACCCCTCCCCATGCACCACTGAATCCCCAGAACCATCCACAGGCCCCCTCCCCAGTAGGGTTGCCAgatatagcaaataaaaatagaagacacCCAGTTAAACTGGAATTTCAAATGCACGGATGCATACTTTTTTAGTGCGAGAATGCCCTGTGTAATTTTTGGGACATAGTGCACTAAAAAGCTATTTCTTATTTATCTAAAATTCTATGTTAACTGGCTGTCCTGCATCTTACCTGGCAAACTtactcccctgcccccagccccaggaaCCTCCCCAACTCTCTTCCTTGTACCTGGAGTAGCTCCTCACCCCCTTTTCCAGCCTCCCAGCCCCTTCTTCCCATCTTCTGCAGGGACGTGGCTCGGGGCTATGAGAACGTGCCCATTCCCTGTGTCAACGGTGTGGATGGGGAGCCCTGCCCCGAGGATTACAAGTACATCTCGGAGAACTGCGAGACGTCCACCATGAACATTGACCGCAACATCACCCACCTGCAGGTGAGTAGGGGGCCCGGGGCCTCCCCAAAAGGACACCAAGAGCTGCCAAGTACAGTTAGACAAGCTTCAAACCAACAAAGGCACCTGGCCAAGGAAGGGTTGGCTGAAAGGGAGCCCTGGTATGGGGTCGCATCCACCCCAGGGGAGGGATCCTTTTCCTAGGTCACAGCAAGGTATCATATGAGCTCCCAGTAGCCCTGGGGACACCATCATACTGATTACCCGCCACCCTAGGACCATCACCACCCATTGTTGTAACACATGGACCCCACAGAAAGGACAgtggtggccgggcgtggtggctcatgcctgtaatcccagcattttgggaggccgaggtgggcagatcacaaagtcaggagatcgagaccatcctggctaacacagtgaaaccccgtctctactaaaaatacaaaaaaattagccgggtgaggtggcgggcgcctgtagtcccagctcctcgggaagctgaggcaagagaatggcgtgaaccccagggggcggagcttgcagtgagccgagattgtgccactgcactctagcctgggcaacagcgagactctgtctcaaaaaaaaaaaaaaaaaaagacagtggttATGGGGTCAGGGGGCACCAAGAGTAGAGGGGCCCAGACCGATCATGGGGTTGAGCTGAcccctgcctcctctccccagCACTGCACGTGTGTGGACGACTGCTCCAGCTCCAACTGCCTGTGCGGCCAGCTCAGCATCCGGTGTTGGTATGACAAGGTGCGTGCCCCTTGCCTTGGCCACAGACACCTGGCCCCTCCTTCAGAGGAACCAGCCTCCAATAGGCCAGCTCCCTGGGACCTTGTCCCTCACCTCCTGCGTGGTGGGGGAAGTGACTGAGAGGACTGGGCAAGGCCTGGGAATCCTGGGACAGCGATGGGCATGTGCCCAGGTCTATGCAAACCAGGGATGATGCTCCTGCATTTCCCGCTCTCGAATCTCAGAGTCTGTGTGACCTCCCCAACCCTAACTTCCCTGTCTCTGAGTTGGGTTCGGCAGTGGATTTTTCTGTAGAGTCTTGGAGTTCCTGGGCGGGCAGCTGAGGTGGCGCCCACAGAGAAACCACTGTCCTCCCCTCCGCACCCTAGGATGGGCGATTGCTCCAGGAATTTAACAAGATTGAGCCCCCGCTGATTTTCGAGTGTAACCAGGCGTGCTCatgctggagaaactgcaagaacCGGGTTGTACAGAGTGGCATCAAGTGAGGCCCTGCTCCACAGCCCATCCTCTCCCCACCTCACCCTTTCCTCACTGCCCCTGGGGCTTTTCCAGGGCCTCCACCCAACAGCGCCCTCTCTCCTACCCCCAGGGTGCGGCTACAGCTCTACCGAACAGCCAAGATGGGCTGGGGGGTCCGCGCCCTGCAGACCATCCCACAGGGGACCTTCATCTGCGAGTAAGTCACCGAGAGCACCTTAACACCTGGTGGGATATATGGCCACTGCTGACTGCCAGGCCTCCCTCTCAGCCCTCTGCCCTGATGAGTCACATGTCTCCATCTGGCCACTCTCCAGCCAGCCTCCTCTGACCCC
The window above is part of the Symphalangus syndactylus isolate Jambi chromosome 23, NHGRI_mSymSyn1-v2.1_pri, whole genome shotgun sequence genome. Proteins encoded here:
- the EHMT2 gene encoding histone-lysine N-methyltransferase EHMT2 isoform X1, encoding MLRGCNGAGGPGRDLQQSGGPAPGADEGTRGWEVGGVGTEARVQPPAAPEWAAGAGAPGARVRGTRGRPPGWGAAGAGGVGARGPRGLGDKGGAARAAGRRGRGRGAEAPPPPPPLLSAPEMRGLPRGRGLMRARGRGRAAPPGSRGRGRGGPHRGRGRPRSLLSLPRAQASWTPQLSTGLTSPPVPCLPSQGEAPAEMGALLLEKETRATERVHGSLGDTPRSEETLPKATPDSVAPAGPSSPASVTVTVGDEGADTPVGATPLIGDESENLEGDGDLHGGRILLGHATKSFPSSPSKGGSCPSRAKMSMTGAGKSPPSVQSLAMRLLSMPGAQGAAAAGPEPPPATTSPEGQPKVHRARKTMSKPGNGQPPVPEKRPPEVQHFRMSDDVHSLGKVTSDVAKRRKLNSGGGLSEELGSARRSGEVTLAKGDPGSLEEWETVVGDDFSLYYDSYSVDERVDSDSKSEVEALTEQLSEEEEEEEEEEEEEEEEEEEEEEEEDEESGNQSDRSGSSGRRKAKKKWRKDSPWVKPSRKRRKREPPRAKEPRGVNGVGSSGPSEYMEVPLGSLELPSEGTLSPNHAGVSNDTSSLETERGFEELPLCSCRMEAPKIDRISERAGHKCMATESVDGELSGCNAAILKRETMRPSSRVALMVLCETHRARMVKHHCCPGCGYFCTAGTFLECHPDFRVAHRFHKACVSQLNGMVFCPHCGEDASEAQEVTIPRGDGVTPPAGTAAPAPPPLSQDAPGRADTSQPSARMRGHGEPRRPPCDPLADTIDSSGPSLTLPNGGCLSAVGLPLGPGREALEKALVIQESERRKKLRFHPRQLYLSVKQGELQKVILMLLDNLDPNFQSDQQSKRTPLHAAAQKGSVEICHVLLQAGANINAVDKQQRTPLMEAVVNNHLEVARYMVQRGGCVYSKEEDGSTCLHHAAKIGNLEMVSLLLSTGQVDVNAQDSGGWTPIIWAAEHKHIEVIRMLLTRGADVTLTDNEENICLHWASFTGSAAIAEVLLNARCDLHAVNYHGDTPLHIAARESYHDCVLLFLSRGANPELRNKEGDTAWDLTPERSDVWFALQLNRKLRLGVGNRAIRTEKIICRDVARGYENVPIPCVNGVDGEPCPEDYKYISENCETSTMNIDRNITHLQHCTCVDDCSSSNCLCGQLSIRCWYDKDGRLLQEFNKIEPPLIFECNQACSCWRNCKNRVVQSGIKVRLQLYRTAKMGWGVRALQTIPQGTFICEYVGELISDAEADVREDDSYLFDLDNKDGEVYCIDARYYGNISRFINHLCDPNIIPVRVFMLHQDLRFPRIAFFSSRDIRTGEELGFDYGDRFWDIKSKYFTCQCGSEKCKHSAEAIALEQSRLARLDPHPELLPELSSLPPVNT
- the EHMT2 gene encoding histone-lysine N-methyltransferase EHMT2 isoform X4 produces the protein MRGLPRGRGLMRARGRGRAAPPGSRGRGRGGPHRGRGRPRSLLSLPRAQASWTPQLSTGLTSPPVPCLPSQGEAPAEMGALLLEKETRATERVHGSLGDTPRSEETLPKATPDSVAPAGPSSPASVTVTVGDEGADTPVGATPLIGDESENLEGDGDLHGGRILLGHATKSFPSSPSKGGSCPSRAKMSMTGAGKSPPSVQSLAMRLLSMPGAQGAAAAGPEPPPATTSPEGQPKVHRARKTMSKPGNGQPPVPEKRPPEVQHFRMSDDVHSLGKVTSDVAKRRKLNSGGGLSEELGSARRSGEVTLAKGDPGSLEEWETVVGDDFSLYYDSYSVDERVDSDSKSEVEALTEQLSEEEEEEEEEEEEEEEEEEEEEEEEDEESGNQSDRSGSSGRRKAKKKWRKDSPWVKPSRKRRKREPPRAKEPRGVSNDTSSLETERGFEELPLCSCRMEAPKIDRISERAGHKCMATESVDGELSGCNAAILKRETMRPSSRVALMVLCETHRARMVKHHCCPGCGYFCTAGTFLECHPDFRVAHRFHKACVSQLNGMVFCPHCGEDASEAQEVTIPRGDGVTPPAGTAAPAPPPLSQDAPGRADTSQPSARMRGHGEPRRPPCDPLADTIDSSGPSLTLPNGGCLSAVGLPLGPGREALEKALVIQESERRKKLRFHPRQLYLSVKQGELQKVILMLLDNLDPNFQSDQQSKRTPLHAAAQKGSVEICHVLLQAGANINAVDKQQRTPLMEAVVNNHLEVARYMVQRGGCVYSKEEDGSTCLHHAAKIGNLEMVSLLLSTGQVDVNAQDSGGWTPIIWAAEHKHIEVIRMLLTRGADVTLTDNVSESLVEEENICLHWASFTGSAAIAEVLLNARCDLHAVNYHGDTPLHIAARESYHDCVLLFLSRGANPELRNKEGDTAWDLTPERSDVWFALQLNRKLRLGVGNRAIRTEKIICRDVARGYENVPIPCVNGVDGEPCPEDYKYISENCETSTMNIDRNITHLQHCTCVDDCSSSNCLCGQLSIRCWYDKDGRLLQEFNKIEPPLIFECNQACSCWRNCKNRVVQSGIKVRLQLYRTAKMGWGVRALQTIPQGTFICEYVGELISDAEADVREDDSYLFDLDNKDGEVYCIDARYYGNISRFINHLCDPNIIPVRVFMLHQDLRFPRIAFFSSRDIRTGEELGFDYGDRFWDIKSKYFTCQCGSEKCKHSAEAIALEQSRLARLDPHPELLPELSSLPPVNT
- the EHMT2 gene encoding histone-lysine N-methyltransferase EHMT2 isoform X13; translation: MAAAAGAAAAAAAEGEAPAEMGALLLEKETRATERVHGSLGDTPRSEETLPKATPDSVAPAGPSSPASVTVTVGDEGADTPVGATPLIGDESENLEGDGDLHGGRILLGHATKSFPSSPSKGGSCPSRAKMSMTGAGKSPPSVQSLAMRLLSMPGAQGAAAAGPEPPPATTSPEGQPKVHRARKTMSKPGNGQPPVPEKRPPEVQHFRMSDDVHSLGKVTSDVAKRRKLNSGGGLSEVEALTEQLSEEEEEEEEEEEEEEEEEEEEEEEEDEESGNQSDRSGSSGRRKAKKKWRKDSPWVKPSRKRRKREPPRAKEPRGVSNDTSSLETERGFEELPLCSCRMEAPKIDRISERAGHKCMATESVDGELSGCNAAILKRETMRPSSRVALMVLCETHRARMVKHHCCPGCGYFCTAGTFLECHPDFRVAHRFHKACVSQLNGMVFCPHCGEDASEAQEVTIPRGDGVTPPAGTAAPAPPPLSQDAPGRADTSQPSARMRGHGEPRRPPCDPLADTIDSSGPSLTLPNGGCLSAVGLPLGPGREALEKALVIQESERRKKLRFHPRQLYLSVKQGELQKVILMLLDNLDPNFQSDQQSKRTPLHAAAQKGSVEICHVLLQAGANINAVDKQQRTPLMEAVVNNHLEVARYMVQRGGCVYSKEEDGSTCLHHAAKIGNLEMVSLLLSTGQVDVNAQDSGGWTPIIWAAEHKHIEVIRMLLTRGADVTLTDNEENICLHWASFTGSAAIAEVLLNARCDLHAVNYHGDTPLHIAARESYHDCVLLFLSRGANPELRNKEGDTAWDLTPERSDVWFALQLNRKLRLGVGNRAIRTEKIICRDVARGYENVPIPCVNGVDGEPCPEDYKYISENCETSTMNIDRNITHLQHCTCVDDCSSSNCLCGQLSIRCWYDKDGRLLQEFNKIEPPLIFECNQACSCWRNCKNRVVQSGIKVRLQLYRTAKMGWGVRALQTIPQGTFICEYVGELISDAEADVREDDSYLFDLDNKDGEVYCIDARYYGNISRFINHLCDPNIIPVRVFMLHQDLRFPRIAFFSSRDIRTGEELGFDYGDRFWDIKSKYFTCQCGSEKCKHSAEAIALEQSRLARLDPHPELLPELSSLPPVNT